TGATCGTCCGCCCCGGCGCCCAGGCTGCGCAGATAAGCGCAGAACATGTCGGACATGGCCTGGGCGTAGGCCTCGATTTCCTGCTCGGTGCGGGGGCTTTCCGAGAACTGCTTGCCCGCGGCGCTGAGCGTCGTGGTGATCAGGTTGGCCGCCGATAAGCAGGCCGCGTCCGAAGCGCCGGGCAGGGCCTGCCGCATGAAAGCCTGCACGGTGCGATGCCCCTCTGCCTTGGCCTCTTTGGCCTGCGGCGCGGCGCGATAAAGCGGCGCGGCATCGCTGAGCGCCACGCGCATGGCGGCCTCGTCGCATTCCGAGCGGATGAAGGCGTGCACCAGCGCGCGCACCCGGTCCAGCGGCGGCCGGCGCGCATCTTCGAGAATATTGCGCAGCAGCGCCGAGGTCTGCCGCCATTCATCGCTTTGCAGCCG
This genomic window from Bordetella petrii contains:
- a CDS encoding TetR family transcriptional regulator, translating into MTRHADPQISSRKQPRQARSASLVAAVLQAAAQVLAKEGARRFTTARVAEQAGVSIGSLYQYFPNKAAILFRLQSDEWRQTSALLRNILEDARRPPLDRVRALVHAFIRSECDEAAMRVALSDAAPLYRAAPQAKEAKAEGHRTVQAFMRQALPGASDAACLSAANLITTTLSAAGKQFSESPRTEQEIEAYAQAMSDMFCAYLRSLGAGADDQVPQA